A stretch of Halocalculus aciditolerans DNA encodes these proteins:
- a CDS encoding APC family permease — MSEKIGFAESVSLAVGGMVGGGIFAVLGVVAEAAGPAAWTSFVVSGVLALCAGYSFVRLIEESDSATAGPVAHVEEFTGEQWLAGVVGWVFTFGYVGTMAMYAYAFGSYGLQLVGVETAFGVAARPFVSVAGVACFVGLNALGARASGRAEDVLVALKVLILLVVGGAGVYYGYTQGTLQSGLHTVGGGVVSAAALSFVAFEGWELLAFDLDSIENPRETVRKAIYASIAFTTLLYVLVAVVTTNLVSADVIRQHAETALAYAARPVFHEAGFALVAVAAVLSTASALNATLFSAARLSQQVADAAHNAPDRAASNAGDGSSDTSRAPALDASVGSSRTASESESSPVRALLVLGVLTAILTAYGSLNSITSFASGAFISIFGAVSAIAYTQRESVVSAVVPAAGAVGSAVALLALFWHLHRTSPDVLATVATIWAVVLAVYWLPRRE; from the coding sequence ATGAGCGAGAAGATCGGGTTCGCGGAGTCCGTGTCGCTCGCGGTCGGCGGGATGGTGGGCGGCGGGATCTTCGCCGTGCTCGGTGTCGTCGCGGAGGCGGCGGGGCCGGCGGCGTGGACGTCGTTCGTCGTCTCGGGCGTGCTCGCGCTCTGTGCGGGCTACTCGTTCGTCCGGCTCATCGAGGAGAGCGACTCCGCGACCGCGGGCCCGGTCGCCCACGTCGAGGAGTTCACCGGCGAGCAGTGGCTCGCGGGCGTCGTCGGCTGGGTGTTCACGTTCGGGTACGTGGGGACGATGGCGATGTACGCGTACGCGTTCGGAAGTTACGGCCTCCAGCTCGTCGGCGTCGAGACCGCTTTCGGGGTGGCGGCGCGGCCGTTCGTTTCCGTGGCGGGCGTCGCGTGCTTCGTGGGGTTGAACGCGCTCGGTGCGCGCGCGTCCGGGCGGGCGGAGGACGTGCTCGTCGCGCTCAAGGTCCTCATCCTCCTCGTGGTCGGCGGCGCGGGCGTCTACTACGGGTACACGCAGGGGACGCTCCAGTCCGGTCTGCACACCGTCGGCGGCGGCGTCGTTTCGGCGGCCGCGCTCTCCTTCGTCGCGTTCGAGGGCTGGGAGCTCCTCGCGTTCGACCTCGACAGTATCGAGAACCCACGGGAGACGGTTCGGAAGGCGATATACGCGAGCATCGCGTTCACGACGTTACTCTACGTTCTCGTGGCGGTCGTGACGACGAACCTCGTGTCGGCGGACGTCATTCGGCAGCACGCGGAGACAGCGCTCGCGTACGCGGCGCGGCCGGTGTTCCACGAGGCCGGGTTCGCGCTCGTCGCCGTCGCCGCGGTGCTCTCGACCGCGTCGGCGCTGAACGCGACGCTGTTCTCGGCGGCGCGGCTCAGCCAGCAGGTCGCGGACGCGGCGCACAACGCGCCGGACCGCGCGGCGTCGAACGCCGGAGATGGCTCGTCGGACACCTCGAGAGCGCCCGCGCTCGACGCGTCGGTCGGGAGCAGTCGGACTGCGAGCGAGAGCGAGTCGTCGCCCGTGCGCGCGCTCCTCGTCCTCGGCGTTCTCACGGCGATTCTCACCGCGTACGGGAGTCTGAACTCCATCACGAGCTTCGCGTCCGGCGCGTTCATCAGCATCTTCGGCGCGGTGTCCGCGATCGCGTACACGCAGCGGGAGTCGGTGGTGAGCGCGGTCGTTCCGGCCGCCGGTGCCGTCGGTTCCGCGGTCGCGCTCCTC
- the moaA gene encoding GTP 3',8-cyclase MoaA, with translation MLEDGFGREVTGVRVSLTDRCNFDCVYCHNEGLGDTRGPMAARDHEMSADDVVRFLGVVDEYGVDAVKFTGGEPMLRDDLEEIIERTPDSMEVSLTTNGTFLPGRAPDLVDAGLERVNVSQDALDPKVFADVTQSGAYDKVMEGVRAAVDAGLNPVKLNMVVFEQTAGYVPEMVDYVAENEGLQLQLIEFMPELVGKPEWAVDIERVHGWLAEQADEVEHREMHDRKRYHVGDGMVEIVDPVGNADFCANCHRVRVTHEGYLKGCLNRNDDLRSMGEMTKPEIREAFENVVESRVPYYGEYMVEADDGGWEVNDEYIEA, from the coding sequence ATGTTGGAGGACGGGTTCGGGCGCGAGGTCACGGGGGTTCGGGTCTCGCTGACCGACCGCTGTAACTTCGACTGCGTCTACTGCCACAACGAGGGCCTCGGGGATACGCGCGGGCCGATGGCGGCGCGCGACCACGAGATGAGCGCCGACGACGTCGTCCGGTTCCTCGGAGTCGTCGACGAGTACGGCGTGGACGCGGTGAAGTTCACGGGCGGAGAACCGATGCTCCGCGACGACTTAGAGGAGATCATCGAGCGGACGCCGGACTCGATGGAGGTCTCGCTGACGACGAACGGGACGTTCCTCCCGGGGCGCGCGCCCGACCTCGTCGACGCCGGATTGGAGCGGGTGAACGTGAGTCAGGACGCGCTCGACCCGAAGGTGTTCGCGGACGTGACGCAGTCGGGCGCGTACGACAAAGTGATGGAGGGCGTGCGGGCCGCGGTGGACGCGGGGCTGAACCCGGTGAAGCTGAACATGGTGGTCTTCGAGCAGACGGCGGGATACGTCCCGGAGATGGTGGACTACGTCGCCGAGAACGAGGGGCTCCAGCTCCAGCTCATCGAGTTCATGCCGGAGTTAGTGGGGAAGCCAGAGTGGGCGGTCGATATCGAGCGCGTGCACGGCTGGCTGGCGGAGCAGGCGGACGAGGTCGAACACCGGGAGATGCACGACCGGAAGCGCTACCACGTCGGCGACGGGATGGTGGAGATCGTCGATCCGGTCGGGAACGCGGACTTCTGCGCGAACTGCCATCGCGTGCGCGTGACGCACGAGGGATACCTGAAGGGCTGTCTGAACCGGAACGACGACCTGCGCTCGATGGGTGAGATGACGAAGCCCGAGATCCGAGAAGCCTTCGAGAACGTGGTCGAGAGCCGCGTCCCCTACTACGGCGAGTACATGGTGGAGGCCGACGACGGCGGCTGGGAAGTCAACGACGAGTACATCGAGGCGTAG
- a CDS encoding Mrp/NBP35 family ATP-binding protein: MNEDAVRERLRQVDDPDLGDDIVSLGLVNDITVEDGTVSVSLALGAPYSPSETDIANRVRDALADTGLDVDLSAYVPGDGTGDILPNVQNVIAVASGKGGVGKSTVSTNIAAGLADRGARVGLFDADIYGPNVPRMLASDQHPQATEDERLIPPEKYGIKLMSMAYLAGDDDPVIWRGPMVHKVITQLVEDVEWGHLDYLVVDLPPGTGDTQLTMLQTVPLTGAVVVTTPQDVAVDDARKALQMFGKHDTNVLGVVENMSTFHCPDCGSDHDIFGTGGGRALADENDLPFLGELPLDPSVRAGSDDGAPVVLDDDSATGDAFRRLAANTADMAGIIRRRTAQTDR, translated from the coding sequence ATGAACGAAGACGCCGTCAGAGAACGCCTCCGTCAGGTCGACGACCCCGACCTCGGCGACGACATCGTCTCCCTCGGCCTCGTCAACGACATCACGGTGGAGGACGGAACCGTCTCCGTCTCGCTCGCGCTCGGCGCGCCCTACTCCCCGTCCGAGACCGACATCGCGAACCGCGTCCGCGACGCCCTCGCCGACACCGGCCTCGACGTCGACCTCTCCGCGTACGTCCCCGGCGACGGTACTGGCGACATCCTCCCCAACGTCCAGAACGTCATCGCCGTCGCCTCCGGGAAGGGCGGCGTCGGGAAATCTACCGTCTCCACGAACATCGCCGCCGGCCTCGCCGACCGCGGCGCGCGCGTCGGCCTCTTCGACGCCGACATCTACGGCCCGAACGTCCCCCGGATGCTCGCCAGCGACCAACACCCGCAGGCCACCGAGGACGAACGCCTCATCCCGCCCGAGAAGTACGGCATCAAACTCATGAGCATGGCCTACCTCGCCGGCGACGACGACCCCGTCATCTGGCGCGGCCCCATGGTCCACAAAGTCATCACCCAGCTCGTCGAGGACGTCGAATGGGGCCACCTCGACTACCTCGTCGTCGACCTTCCGCCTGGCACCGGCGACACTCAACTCACCATGCTGCAAACAGTGCCCCTCACCGGCGCTGTCGTCGTCACCACCCCGCAGGACGTCGCCGTTGACGACGCCCGCAAGGCCCTCCAGATGTTCGGCAAACACGACACGAACGTCCTCGGCGTCGTCGAGAACATGAGCACCTTCCACTGCCCCGACTGCGGCAGCGACCACGACATCTTCGGCACCGGCGGCGGCCGCGCACTCGCCGACGAGAACGACCTCCCCTTCCTCGGTGAACTCCCCCTCGACCCCAGCGTCCGCGCCGGCAGCGACGACGGCGCACCCGTCGTCCTCGACGACGACTCAGCGACCGGCGACGCCTTCCGCCGCCTCGCCGCCAACACCGCCGACATGGCCGGCATCATCCGCCGCCGCACCGCCCAGACCGACCGATGA